The Bradysia coprophila strain Holo2 chromosome IV, BU_Bcop_v1, whole genome shotgun sequence genome includes a region encoding these proteins:
- the LOC119066313 gene encoding enhancer of mRNA-decapping protein 4 homolog isoform X1, whose protein sequence is MDTTKTSNITSTTITFKPDDNKHCFETNRAKNVVVVGSCVGTHDHGSSKIKLTNIVDYKWKEKNYSGRLIAVHLNGRHVAYAIKVNNKDGVGEGMVRVFNSVTNSRELIKGMSNEVLDLQFAHMKSIVLLGSIEQTALHVHKIDDTPEKVLCTLMVKIEDPIAGHVPLYDKIKWCPFVPEGEDEVDEYVGQQLVWFRGSVYQCYSIKSVVDAYGIGQQLSKNVIEGSLKQKESAVITGATFSPDGSTLSVSCQNGVIRFYQIYFHTNEQNPRCLHKWIPHGGKSITSVFFLDDHTTANPDKSLWKYAVTTSDNNTELKVWCCSTWECLQTVNFKSPIPDRELIFQAEIDHKSSYLVMSDIKSRSLYVLQIEKPNVQSINTTTTSANTSEMSIELEKTDNRTTPSAYIKSISEFPLSSPILSFGIVDAEVRRYKPNYNDNYLLDDMEEYDEENNSLYCVVIRMYLVQPKSVQECRVLYQPTVSIHADVASTLSGSYKESSVELPAEINVLDKINNGSSKPSTENAVKIVNLTSPKSNKSDNIPQTNSISLMTPDSFNSPGKLTPEGVSLEVLSTIRMLAKVQSPPDAKKKAETLNILNLVNNKALEEHELKVSKSAELNKQIIVASTSPIISGGSSPSREVQEILSVKEDSENILNDEFYDDNNDLLDENDADSVEKLDDAEPYFNQMNDGQEKTLSVNSKTDWPKIPKIPQVPVMSNIPNTNTFNNVNSNTPLNDMAYKLDQVLEFMQTQACQISELRNAIEMKNNADDNKLKTISKNIEFSVTKTIEDYLIRHEREHKKKLEAFIAERDKQNRDLRDAILHSVAQFITSQITDRLTSVMMSEIPRHVLPVIHNHLEKMKVQILTDVGQKLRSCDQVIKESIMNVTSSKASMETFGNAVVVGIQGGLQKTYIDTLKTTIIPSYERTTEELFRQIQSIFLQGTKSYTKQFDAYMSQYQPLHDETSSMLLSVPEQLKSAGEASIATCTNRIQTDISKDLKALQVNLVKTVRDSVKKEIQKGFESHANSINESVLSAAHSQAHTPAPTLYDVQEQIKQHLAQGQINTAFHHALVANDLNLVEFTLEKADYKQVFNPCPLQQPVLLSLIQQISADMTNHNDLKQRYLSDAIVSLDIHDATTREHAPKITRELYQHCQNFISANPHSPLVGGVKMLMMAVQGIKSA, encoded by the exons ATGGATACCACTAAAACATCAAACATAACCTCAACGACAAT AACATTCAAACCTGACGACAACAAACATTGTTTCGAAACAAATCGTGCAAAGAATGTCGTTGTGGTTGGTAGTTGTGTCGGTACTCACGATCACGGATcgtcaaaaattaaattaacgaACATTGTCGACTACAAATGGAAAGAGAAGAACTATTCCGGCCGCCTCATTGCTGTTCATCTAAATGGACGTCACGTTGCCTATGCTATCAAAG TCAACAACAAAGATGGTGTTGGCGAGGGCATGGTACGTGTTTTCAACTCGGTGACCAACAGTCGTGAATTGATCAAAGGAATGTCGAATGAAGTTCTTGATCTGCAATTTGCTCACATGAAATCCATCGTACTGCTCGGAAGCATCGAACAGACCGCCTTGCATGTGCACAAAATTGACGACACGCCAGAGAAGGTTCTCTGCACGCTGATGGTTAAAATCGAAGATCCGATAGCAGGACATGTGCCGctttatgacaaaataaagTGGTGTCCGTTTGTGCCGGAAGGAGAGGATGAGGTGGACGAGTATGTGGGACAACAGCTCGTATGGTTCCGCGGTAGCGTTTATCAGTGCTACAGCATCAAATCGGTTGTTGATGCGTACGGG ATTGGACAACAACTATCCAAAAATGTGATCGAAGGCAGTTTGAAGCAAAAGGAAAGTGCAGTTATCACAGGCGCAACATTTTCGCCAGATGGTTCGACGTTAAGTGTTAGCTGCCAGAACGGTGTCATTCGATTCTATCAG ATCTACTTTCACACTAACGAGCAAAATCCCAGATGTCTACACAAATGGATTCCACACGGCGGTAAATCCATTACCAGCGTATTTTTCCTCGACGACCATACTACCGCCAATCCAGA TAAGTCCCTGTGGAAGTATGCTGTAACGACAAGTGATAACAACACCGAACTGAAGGTGTGGTGCTGTTCCACATGGGAATGCCTGCAAACCGTTAATTTTAAATCGCCAATACCCGACAGAGAACTAATTTTCCAAGCGGAAATCGATCACAAGTCATCGTATCTGGTAATGTCCGATATCAAGAGTCGCAGTCTCTACGTACTTCAAATCGAGAAACCTAACGTTCAGAGCATCAATACAACGACAACGTCGGCCAATACCAGCGAAATGAGCATAGAGCTGGAGAAAACAGATAATCGAACTACGCCCAGCGCTTATATCAAATCGATCTCCGAATTTCCACTATCGTCCCCAATATTGAGCTTTGGTATAGTTGACGCCGAGGTGCGTCGCTATAAGCCCAATTACAACGACAACTATCTGTTGGACGATATGGAAGAGTATGACGAAGAAAACAATTCTCTGTACTGTGTGGTCATTCGAATGTATCTGGTTCAGCCGAAAAGCGTCCAGGAATGTCGTGTTCTGTATCAGCCAACCGTATCGATCCATGCAGATGTCGCTAGTACGTTGTCGGGAAGTTACAAAGAGTCTTCGGTGGAATTACCCGCCGAAATTAATGTGTTGGACAAAATCAATAACGGCAGCTCGAAGCCGTCGACGGAAAATGCCGTCAAAATCGTAAACCTCACATCCCCCAAATCGAATAAATCCGACAATATTCCACAAACCAACAGCATTAGTCTGATGACTCCCGATTCATTCAACTCACCGG GAAAACTTACTCCGGAGGGTGTCAGCCTCGAAGTACTGTCAACCATTCGTATGTTGGCTAAAGTTCAATCGCCGCCTGATGCTAAGAAGAAGGCAGAGACGTTGAATATCTTGAATTTGGTGAACAATAAGGCACTGGAAGAACATGAATTGAAAGTGTCCAAATCTGCTGAACTCAACAAACAAATCATAG tcgCATCGACTTCGCCAATCATATCGGGCGGATCCAGTCCGAGTAGAGAGGTTCAGGAAATTCTGTCGGTGAAAGAAGATTCGGAGAATATTTTGAATGACGAATTTTACGACGACAACAATGACCTGTTGGACGAAAACGATGCCGATTCGGTGGAAAAGCTTGACGACGCTGAGCCATATTTCAATCAGATGAATG ATGGACAAGAGAAGACACTATCAGTCAACAGCAAAACCGATTGGccgaaaataccgaaaattccACAAGTTCCTGTGATGTCAAATATTCCCAATACAAATACATTCAACAATGTAAACAGCAATACCCCATTAAACGACATGGCTTACAAATTGGACCAGGTCTTAG AATTTATGCAGACACAGGCCTGCCAAATATCCGAGCTGCGTAACGCTATTGAAATGAAGAACAATGCAGACGATAACAAATTGAAGACGATATCGAAGAATATCGAATTCAGTGTGACGAAAACCATTGAAGATTATTTAATTCGACACGAAAGAGAACATAAGAAGAAATTGGAAGCGTTTATTGCTGAACG TGACAAACAAAATCGCGACCTTCGCGATGCTATTCTACACTCTGTGGCTCAGTTTATTACTAGCCAAATAACTGATCGACTGACGAGTGTTATGATGAGTGAGATTCCACGGCACGTCCTTCCAGTCATACATAATCATTTAGAGAAAATGAAGGTGCAAATATTGACTGACGTTGGCCAGAAATTGAGAAGTTGTGACCAAGTTATCAAGGAGAGCATCATGAATGTGACATCCAGCAAG GCATCCATGGAAACATTTGGAAATGCTGTGGTTGTAGGGATTCAAGGGGGTCTGCAGAAGACTTACATAGACACATTGAAAACGACCATTATTCCGTCTTATGAAAGAACGACAGAGGAGCTATTCCGACAAATTCAGTCGATTTTCTTGCAAGGAACTAAATCCT ATACAAAACAATTCGACGCATACATGTCGCAGTATCAACCATTGCACGATGAAACGTCGTCGATGCTCTTGTCTGTACCGGAACAACTGAAAAGTGCAGGCGAAGCTTCCATAGCCACTTGCACCAATCGAATTCAAACTGATATTTCAAAAGATCTGAAGGCACTTCAAGTGAATTTGGTGAAAACTGTCAGAGACAGTGTGAAAAAGGAG ATTCAAAAAGGATTTGAGAGTCATGCGAATTCCATCAATGAATCCGTTTTGTCGGCAGCTCACTCACAAGCACACACTCCAGCGCCAACATTGTACGACGTCCAGGAGCAAATCAAACAGCATTTGGCCCAAGGTCAGATTAACACAGCTTTCCATCATGCACTCGTTGCGAACGATTTAAATTTGGTGGAATTCACATTGGAAAAGGCTGACTACAAGCAAGTATTTAACCCGTGTCCGTTGCAACAGCCCGTGCTGCTGTCATTGATTCAGCAAATTTCGGCCGATATGACCAACCACAATGACTTGAAGCAGAGATATTTGAGTGATGCAATCGTTAGTTTAGATATACATGACGCAACCACCCGAGAACATGCACCGAAAATAACGCGGGAATTGTATCAGCATTGCCAGAATTTCATAAGCGCAAATCCGCACAGTCCACTTGTCGGAGGTGTGAAAATGCTTATGATGGCTGTGCAGGGCATAAAAAGTGCCTGA
- the LOC119066309 gene encoding insulin-like peptide receptor, protein MRILISVALWTCVFLLRQNVANAVECKAISIQFDPSGLLQLTNCTSIIGSLTIHSIDDFRNNTDINKYQFPKLKEITGYLLIFNVKGLTSPGQLFPNLMVIRGKELAMSFSLVLFGNPDMAKVDLKSLISIQRGYVLIKQCPGLCYHNTVDWEALTDEDEDDLPAGKGNVIQATPKQCPSNESCRACENDKCWTSINCQRSKKYFKNMTKRMKGITCHKSCLGGCVNATASGCDVCTKLTLNGTCVDECPSDLIIFRDTMRCITKIECMKEHRLIPFNGECRSKCPVSYSNYHPDTKAFHPFECFACEIKCISRCPGSRVLGPSDLEQFRECTVVDGSLYINLGSNMTDIYQILEQTLGNIETINGVLTIFRSFSLTSLAFFRNLNKIKVQNITSTVKGNDELSDEYQRLYGLEIYENDNLQTLFNWKETQQLEIIGGGMFIHYNSKLCMNEVHNLQNITVYDRTHESFGYSTNGYDESCQATRIYAFHIVNSYSDVQIYWNISDFGSNRRLIGYFVYYIEAPSQNITYFSGLDACSTKKTRSTFKESDLPMISKAKHGDVWQSVFVPFGDLKRVKGYYQMNVTNLKQYTQYAYYVRTQLSLQLKDQLINVTQGQSPVKYFKTLPDRPRPPIVRTKQKTNESITLEWIPSTPETELVERYFIDVYAIIDDVNELNKRDYCQNPKVKVEQNEIETQAPKVICCRDQRAYLDFFKRNANQTCGESDSSCEKTFKFVVFHHHVESVLMKVDAAKHPSERHSIYRHKQEPFEAPPHHKHGTTDPIIRKNESDSTRYYLHSHIIDDKYLDGMVVPNLKPFHLYAFHVYACNIISNCSDYYFHSERTEPSPSTNDVSIKVNADDSDIVTFTVSPPAEPNSYVVAYQIHKFFEDSNRTETMCFTRKAMESTNYTFRIENLAIGAHFFRIRSISIGSNGLFSTPAVIIVEPPDYSLYIWGVVLAISAIVLILFVCCLYSPIQKRLSRQAEDKDLLLPKDDSSDADEPEQPPSFHDNEGVRILPGLHDVVAFKNMKAGVTFDDSLKFNFDSSSNESQSTMQEMLKPTTPPTANSLLSQNQGTESDSDYGEEDYALFN, encoded by the exons ATGAGAATATTAATTTCGGTTGCGTTATGGACATGTGTGTTTCTGTTGCGTCAAAATGTTGCAAATGCGGTCGAATGTAAGGCAATCTCGATACAATTTGATCCGAGCGGTTTGCTGCAGCTGACTAATTGCACATCGATTATCGGTTCATTGACTATCCATTCTATAGATGACTTCCGTAATAACACAGACATCAACAAGTATCAATTCCCCAAATTAAA AGAAATCACTGGATATTTATTGATCTTTAACGTAAAGGGGCTGACATCTCCTGGTCAATTATTTCCCAATTTAATGGTAATACGAGGAAAAGAATTAGCTATGTCGTTCTCGTTGGTCCTTTTCGGTAATCCCGACATGGCAAAG GTTGACCTCAAGTCACTTATATCAATTCAACGAGGATACGTTTTGATCAAGCAATGTCCAGGGCTTTGCTATCACAATACG GTCGATTGGGAAGCACTAACTGATGAAGACGAAGACGATCTGCCAGCTGGCAAAGGGAATGTGATTCAAGCAACTCCAAAGCAATGTCCAAGCAATGAGTCATGTCGTGCCTGTGAGAACGACAAATGCTGGACCTCAATCAACTGCCAGAgaagcaaaaaatattttaaaaatatgacAAAAC GCATGAAAGGTATAACGTGTCACAAGTCTTGTCTGGGTGGATGTGTGAATGCTACAGCATCCGGTTGCGACGTATGCACAAAACTCACTTTGAACGGCACATGTGTCGATGAATGTCCCAGTGATTT aatCATTTTTCGTGATACCATGCGTTGTATAACTAAAATCGAGTGTATGAAAGAACACAGACTGATTCCGTTTAACGGCGAATGCCGTTCAAAGTGTCCCGTTTCATATTCAAATTATCACCCGGATACGAAAGCGTTCCATCCATTCGAATGCTTTGCCTGTGAGATTAAATGCATATCAAGATGCCCGGGGTCAAGGGTACTCGGTCCGTCGGATCTGGAACAGTTTCGTGAATGCACCGTTGTGGATGGCTCATTGTACATCAATCTTGGATCTAATATGACAGATATCTATCAGATACTAGAACAAACTCTCGGAAATATCGAAACAATCAACGGTGTGCTGACGATTTTTCG ATCGTTCAGCCTAACATCTTTAGCATTTTTTCGCAATTTGAATAAGATAAAAGTGCAGAACATAACGTCAACGGTTAAAGGCAACGATGAACTATCGGACGAATATCAGCGGTTATATGGCctcgaaatttatgaaaatgacaatttGCAAACGCTGTTCAATTGGAAGGAGACACAACAACTCGAAATCATCGGAGGTGGAATGTTCATTCATTACAATAGCAAGCTGTGTATGAATGAAGTTCATAATCTACAAAACATTACCGTTTACGACCGAACGCATGAGTCATTTGGATACAGTACAAACGGCTATGATGAGTCATGTCAAGCTACCA GAATATACGCTTTCCATATCGTCAATTCGTATAGTGATGTTCAGATTTATTGGAACATCAGCGATTTTGGATCGAATAGACGGCTTATTGGGTACTTTGTGTACTACATCGAGGCACCGTCACAAAATATAACTTATTTCTCCGGATTGGACGCATGCTCAAC AAAAAAGACCAGATCAACATTCAAGGAGTCGGATTTGCCAATGATAAGCAAAGCGAAACACGG CGACGTCTGGCAGAGTGTATTTGTTCCGTTCGGAGATCTGAAGAGGGTGAAAGGCTATTATCAAATGAATGTGACCAATCTGAAGCAATACACCCAATACGCCTACTACGTCCGAACGCAATTGTCACTGCAACTTAAGGATCAGCTGATAAATGTTACCCAGGGACAAAGTCCagtgaaatattttaagaCACTTCCCGATCGGCCTCGGCCACCAATTGTTCGAACCAAACAGAAGACAAACGAAAGCATAACATTGGAATGGATACCGTCAACGCCAGAAACTGAATTGGTGGAAAGGTATTTCATCGATGTGTACGCGATCATTGACGATGTGAATGAGCTTAATAAGCGCGATTATTGTCAGAACCCTAAAGTAAAAGTCGAACAAAATGAGATTGAGACTCAGGCACCGAAAGTAATCTGTTGTAGAGATCAGCGAGCTTATTTGGacttttttaaacgaaatgcaAATCAGACCTGCGGAGAATCGGATTCGAGTTGCgagaaaacattcaaattcGTCGTATTCCATCATCATGTTGAAAGTGTTTTGATGAAGGTTGACGCGGCAAAACACCCATCGGAACGTCATTCAATATATCGTCACAAACAAGAGCCCTTTGAAGCACCGCCTCACCACAAACACGGAACTACCGATCCAATAATACGGAAAAATGAATCCGATAGCACCAGATATTACTTGCACTCACACATCATTGACGACAAGTATCTGGACGGTATGGTTGTGCCAAATTTGAAACCGTTCCATCTCTATGCATTTCATGTCTATGCATGCAACATTATATCGAATTGCAGTGACTACTATTTTCATTCGGAGCGCACGGAACCATCACCTAGCACGAATGATGTTTCCATAAAAGTCAATGCAGATGATTCTGATATAGTAACATTTACCGTTTCTCCACCAGCTGAACCGAATTCATATGTCGTCGCTTATCAGATCCACAAGTTTTTTGAGGATAGCAACAGAACCGAAACCATGTGTTTCACCAGAAAAGCCATGGAAAGCACGAATTACAC GTTTCGTATCGAAAACTTAGCGATTGGAGCGCATTTCTTCCGAATCCGTAGCATATCGATCGGATCAAATGGATTGTTTAGCACTCCTGCTGTAATAATAGTGGAACCTCCCGACTATTCATTATACATTTGGGGCGTTGTGCTGGCAATCAGTGCCATTGTCCTCAtcctttttgtttgttgtctgTACAGCCCGATCCAGAAGCGGCTTAGTCGACAAGCTGAAGACAAAGACCTATTGCTTCCCAAGGACGATAGTTCTGATGCAGATGAACCAGAACAACCACCATCGTTTCACGATAATGAAG GAGTTCGCATTCTGCCAGGATTACATGATGTAGTAGcctttaaaaatatgaaagcgGGTGTCACGTTTGATGactctttaaaatttaattttgattcatCGTCAAACGAGAGCCAATCAACTATGCAAGAAATGCTTAAACCCACTACTCCTCCGACGGCAAATTCATTGTTATCTCAAAACCAGGGAACCGAGAGCGACAGTGACTATGGCGAAGAGGACTATGCGCTATTCAATTAA
- the LOC119066313 gene encoding enhancer of mRNA-decapping protein 4 homolog isoform X2 — MYYLLVLFEFVRNNFINSSFVQFVAFCINRTRKIVGSIWKMDTTKTSNITSTTITFKPDDNKHCFETNRAKNVVVVGSCVGTHDHGSSKIKLTNIVDYKWKEKNYSGRLIAVHLNGRHVAYAIKVNNKDGVGEGMVRVFNSVTNSRELIKGMSNEVLDLQFAHMKSIVLLGSIEQTALHVHKIDDTPEKVLCTLMVKIEDPIAGHVPLYDKIKWCPFVPEGEDEVDEYVGQQLVWFRGSVYQCYSIKSVVDAYGIGQQLSKNVIEGSLKQKESAVITGATFSPDGSTLSVSCQNGVIRFYQIYFHTNEQNPRCLHKWIPHGGKSITSVFFLDDHTTANPDKSLWKYAVTTSDNNTELKVWCCSTWECLQTVNFKSPIPDRELIFQAEIDHKSSYLVMSDIKSRSLYVLQIEKPNVQSINTTTTSANTSEMSIELEKTDNRTTPSAYIKSISEFPLSSPILSFGIVDAEVRRYKPNYNDNYLLDDMEEYDEENNSLYCVVIRMYLVQPKSVQECRVLYQPTVSIHADVASTLSGSYKESSVELPAEINVLDKINNGSSKPSTENAVKIVNLTSPKSNKSDNIPQTNSISLMTPDSFNSPGKLTPEGVSLEVLSTIRMLAKVQSPPDAKKKAETLNILNLVNNKALEEHELKVSKSAELNKQIIVASTSPIISGGSSPSREVQEILSVKEDSENILNDEFYDDNNDLLDENDADSVEKLDDAEPYFNQMNDGQEKTLSVNSKTDWPKIPKIPQVPVMSNIPNTNTFNNVNSNTPLNDMAYKLDQVLEFMQTQACQISELRNAIEMKNNADDNKLKTISKNIEFSVTKTIEDYLIRHEREHKKKLEAFIAERDKQNRDLRDAILHSVAQFITSQITDRLTSVMMSEIPRHVLPVIHNHLEKMKVQILTDVGQKLRSCDQVIKESIMNVTSSKASMETFGNAVVVGIQGGLQKTYIDTLKTTIIPSYERTTEELFRQIQSIFLQGTKSYTKQFDAYMSQYQPLHDETSSMLLSVPEQLKSAGEASIATCTNRIQTDISKDLKALQVNLVKTVRDSVKKEIQKGFESHANSINESVLSAAHSQAHTPAPTLYDVQEQIKQHLAQGQINTAFHHALVANDLNLVEFTLEKADYKQVFNPCPLQQPVLLSLIQQISADMTNHNDLKQRYLSDAIVSLDIHDATTREHAPKITRELYQHCQNFISANPHSPLVGGVKMLMMAVQGIKSA, encoded by the exons ATGTATTACTTGTTGGTGTTGTTTGAGTTTgtccgaaataattttatcaattcaTCCTTTGTGCAATTTGTTGCGTTTTGTATCAACAGGACAAGAAAAATCGTTGGAAGTATTTGGAAAATGGATACCACTAAAACATCAAACATAACCTCAACGACAAT AACATTCAAACCTGACGACAACAAACATTGTTTCGAAACAAATCGTGCAAAGAATGTCGTTGTGGTTGGTAGTTGTGTCGGTACTCACGATCACGGATcgtcaaaaattaaattaacgaACATTGTCGACTACAAATGGAAAGAGAAGAACTATTCCGGCCGCCTCATTGCTGTTCATCTAAATGGACGTCACGTTGCCTATGCTATCAAAG TCAACAACAAAGATGGTGTTGGCGAGGGCATGGTACGTGTTTTCAACTCGGTGACCAACAGTCGTGAATTGATCAAAGGAATGTCGAATGAAGTTCTTGATCTGCAATTTGCTCACATGAAATCCATCGTACTGCTCGGAAGCATCGAACAGACCGCCTTGCATGTGCACAAAATTGACGACACGCCAGAGAAGGTTCTCTGCACGCTGATGGTTAAAATCGAAGATCCGATAGCAGGACATGTGCCGctttatgacaaaataaagTGGTGTCCGTTTGTGCCGGAAGGAGAGGATGAGGTGGACGAGTATGTGGGACAACAGCTCGTATGGTTCCGCGGTAGCGTTTATCAGTGCTACAGCATCAAATCGGTTGTTGATGCGTACGGG ATTGGACAACAACTATCCAAAAATGTGATCGAAGGCAGTTTGAAGCAAAAGGAAAGTGCAGTTATCACAGGCGCAACATTTTCGCCAGATGGTTCGACGTTAAGTGTTAGCTGCCAGAACGGTGTCATTCGATTCTATCAG ATCTACTTTCACACTAACGAGCAAAATCCCAGATGTCTACACAAATGGATTCCACACGGCGGTAAATCCATTACCAGCGTATTTTTCCTCGACGACCATACTACCGCCAATCCAGA TAAGTCCCTGTGGAAGTATGCTGTAACGACAAGTGATAACAACACCGAACTGAAGGTGTGGTGCTGTTCCACATGGGAATGCCTGCAAACCGTTAATTTTAAATCGCCAATACCCGACAGAGAACTAATTTTCCAAGCGGAAATCGATCACAAGTCATCGTATCTGGTAATGTCCGATATCAAGAGTCGCAGTCTCTACGTACTTCAAATCGAGAAACCTAACGTTCAGAGCATCAATACAACGACAACGTCGGCCAATACCAGCGAAATGAGCATAGAGCTGGAGAAAACAGATAATCGAACTACGCCCAGCGCTTATATCAAATCGATCTCCGAATTTCCACTATCGTCCCCAATATTGAGCTTTGGTATAGTTGACGCCGAGGTGCGTCGCTATAAGCCCAATTACAACGACAACTATCTGTTGGACGATATGGAAGAGTATGACGAAGAAAACAATTCTCTGTACTGTGTGGTCATTCGAATGTATCTGGTTCAGCCGAAAAGCGTCCAGGAATGTCGTGTTCTGTATCAGCCAACCGTATCGATCCATGCAGATGTCGCTAGTACGTTGTCGGGAAGTTACAAAGAGTCTTCGGTGGAATTACCCGCCGAAATTAATGTGTTGGACAAAATCAATAACGGCAGCTCGAAGCCGTCGACGGAAAATGCCGTCAAAATCGTAAACCTCACATCCCCCAAATCGAATAAATCCGACAATATTCCACAAACCAACAGCATTAGTCTGATGACTCCCGATTCATTCAACTCACCGG GAAAACTTACTCCGGAGGGTGTCAGCCTCGAAGTACTGTCAACCATTCGTATGTTGGCTAAAGTTCAATCGCCGCCTGATGCTAAGAAGAAGGCAGAGACGTTGAATATCTTGAATTTGGTGAACAATAAGGCACTGGAAGAACATGAATTGAAAGTGTCCAAATCTGCTGAACTCAACAAACAAATCATAG tcgCATCGACTTCGCCAATCATATCGGGCGGATCCAGTCCGAGTAGAGAGGTTCAGGAAATTCTGTCGGTGAAAGAAGATTCGGAGAATATTTTGAATGACGAATTTTACGACGACAACAATGACCTGTTGGACGAAAACGATGCCGATTCGGTGGAAAAGCTTGACGACGCTGAGCCATATTTCAATCAGATGAATG ATGGACAAGAGAAGACACTATCAGTCAACAGCAAAACCGATTGGccgaaaataccgaaaattccACAAGTTCCTGTGATGTCAAATATTCCCAATACAAATACATTCAACAATGTAAACAGCAATACCCCATTAAACGACATGGCTTACAAATTGGACCAGGTCTTAG AATTTATGCAGACACAGGCCTGCCAAATATCCGAGCTGCGTAACGCTATTGAAATGAAGAACAATGCAGACGATAACAAATTGAAGACGATATCGAAGAATATCGAATTCAGTGTGACGAAAACCATTGAAGATTATTTAATTCGACACGAAAGAGAACATAAGAAGAAATTGGAAGCGTTTATTGCTGAACG TGACAAACAAAATCGCGACCTTCGCGATGCTATTCTACACTCTGTGGCTCAGTTTATTACTAGCCAAATAACTGATCGACTGACGAGTGTTATGATGAGTGAGATTCCACGGCACGTCCTTCCAGTCATACATAATCATTTAGAGAAAATGAAGGTGCAAATATTGACTGACGTTGGCCAGAAATTGAGAAGTTGTGACCAAGTTATCAAGGAGAGCATCATGAATGTGACATCCAGCAAG GCATCCATGGAAACATTTGGAAATGCTGTGGTTGTAGGGATTCAAGGGGGTCTGCAGAAGACTTACATAGACACATTGAAAACGACCATTATTCCGTCTTATGAAAGAACGACAGAGGAGCTATTCCGACAAATTCAGTCGATTTTCTTGCAAGGAACTAAATCCT ATACAAAACAATTCGACGCATACATGTCGCAGTATCAACCATTGCACGATGAAACGTCGTCGATGCTCTTGTCTGTACCGGAACAACTGAAAAGTGCAGGCGAAGCTTCCATAGCCACTTGCACCAATCGAATTCAAACTGATATTTCAAAAGATCTGAAGGCACTTCAAGTGAATTTGGTGAAAACTGTCAGAGACAGTGTGAAAAAGGAG ATTCAAAAAGGATTTGAGAGTCATGCGAATTCCATCAATGAATCCGTTTTGTCGGCAGCTCACTCACAAGCACACACTCCAGCGCCAACATTGTACGACGTCCAGGAGCAAATCAAACAGCATTTGGCCCAAGGTCAGATTAACACAGCTTTCCATCATGCACTCGTTGCGAACGATTTAAATTTGGTGGAATTCACATTGGAAAAGGCTGACTACAAGCAAGTATTTAACCCGTGTCCGTTGCAACAGCCCGTGCTGCTGTCATTGATTCAGCAAATTTCGGCCGATATGACCAACCACAATGACTTGAAGCAGAGATATTTGAGTGATGCAATCGTTAGTTTAGATATACATGACGCAACCACCCGAGAACATGCACCGAAAATAACGCGGGAATTGTATCAGCATTGCCAGAATTTCATAAGCGCAAATCCGCACAGTCCACTTGTCGGAGGTGTGAAAATGCTTATGATGGCTGTGCAGGGCATAAAAAGTGCCTGA